GATGCCGAGGACGAGCTCGCGCCAGTCCTCGTGGGCGCGGCGCACCCCGTCGCGCAGCTCGGGCCTGCGGGCGGCGCTCGCGCAGAACTCGGTCCAGGTCGCGCACCGCCGCTGGAGGTCGGGGTCGTCGGCCAGTTCGCGTACGAGGAGTTCGAAGCGGCGCCACGGGTCGGGCTCGGCGGAAGCGCCCTTGCGCCAGCGGGCGATGAGCTCGCCGATCGACCACTCGAAGGCCTCGCGGAACAGCAGGTCGCGTGTGTCGAAGTAGTGCTGGAGCAGCCCGATGGACACGCCGGCGCCGCGCGCCACGTCCCTCATGCGTGCCGCGTCGAAGCCGCGTTCGGCCATGACCAGTGCGGCCGACCGCAGAATCCGCTCGCGCTGCACCTCGCCCGCGTCGCCACCGCTCTCCTTCTCCCCCATGCCGCCCCTCGTCTCTGTGCCGGTCGCTCCGGAACCCGGTCGCCCGGGAGCCGGCCCCTCTGGAATTGGCCACTGCCGGACCCCTATCCCGGCCCACAATAACGAATTATTGTGACCGCCGACACAGCACAGCGGCATCACTTTTCGCCGTACCGGACCTTCTCCCGTCAGTCCCCGACCGAGACAGGTGGCCCCCTTGAGCCAACAGCTGCACAAGTCCCTGACCTGGCGCGACGGCCTCGCCATCGCCATGGTGATCCCCAACGGCCTGCTCCTGACGGTGGGTTACACCGTGGGCGCGATCGGAGGCTGGACGGCGATCACCATCTGGTGCGTCGGGGCGCTCGTCGCGTTCGCGCAGAACATGCTGTTCGCCGAGACCGCCGCGATGTTCCCCGGTATGTCGGGCGGGATCAGCAGATACGCCACCGAGGGCTGGAAGCGCTACTTCGCCCCGCTCGGCGCCGTGGCGTCGTACGGCTACTGGATCGGCTGGTCGTTCAGCATCGCGGTCAACGGCGCGGCGATCGGCCACCTCATCACCGCCCAGTGGTTCCCGCACGCCCCGTCGATCCCGTTCCCCGGCCACCGCATCGGCCTTCCGGAAGCGCTCGCCGTCCTGGCGATCGCCGGCGGCTGGGCCTGCAACTACTTCGGCGCGCGGCTGGCCGCGAGCGTCTCCAAGGCCGTCGCGGCCCTGGTGATGTGCGGCCTCGCGGTGGTCGTCATCGCCCCGTTCCTGCGCCCGGGAAGCTGGGACGCGTCACGCCTGACCTGGTACCACGGCGGCAGCTGGATGACGCTGATCGTGTGGTTCTACGTCACGGCCTGGACGACGTACGGCACGGAGATCTGCGCGTCGTTCGCACCCGAGTACCGCGACACGGCGCGCGACACGGCGAAGGCCCTGCGGCTGACGTCCCTCATCTCGCTCGGCGTCTTCTTCGTCGTCCCGCTCGCGACGGTCGGCAGCGTCGGCGAGGAGACGCTGCGCTCGGACCCGGTCGGCGCGTTCGCCACCGCCTTCACCCAAGCGCTCGGCGGCTTCTCCGATGTCGGCGTCCTCATCCTGATCGTCTCGATGTTCTTCGGCATGGTGTCGTGCACGGCGGACGGGGGGCGGGCGCTGTACGGCCTGGCGCGCGAGGGCATGACCGTACGGCAGCTCGACAAGGTGAACCGCTGGGGCGTGCCGGGCCGCGCCCTCACGCTGGACGCGCTCGTCAACGCGGCGATCGTGGTTCTGCTCGGCGAGCCCCTGAGCATCCTCATCGCCAGCAACTTCGGCTACCTGGTGGCCATGACGCTCGCGGTCGCCGGCTTCCTGCTCCTGCGCAAGGACCGCCCCGACTGGCCCCGCCCGATCCGCCGCGCCCGCGCCTGGATCCCGGTGGCCTGGGCCATCCTGGCCTTCAACATCGTGATCGTCTCGGTCGGCGTCACGCATCCGTCCCTCGCGGGCTACGGCGGCGCCACGGAGTCCTTCCTCGCGGTCGGCATCCTGCTGATCTCGGTGGTGCTGTACGCCTACCGAAGGGTGGTCCAGGACGGGGAACGCATCGCCTGGCGCATCGAACCGCCCCAGATGCCGGAGGACGAAGCAGCCCCTCAGCCCCCGAACTCGGCGACCGCCCGCCCCACGATCCGCTCCAGCCGGTCGTGATGGGCACCCCGCCAGTACACGCGCCCGCACGCACGGCACTGGGCGAACACGTCGTACGTTCCGCGCGTCCCGCCCTCAAGCAGGTCGGCGACGTCTTCCTTACGGGCTTCCTTCAGCAGCCCGTTGCAGGCGGTGCACCGGGTCCAGGGGCGCAGCTCGGGCGTGAACCGGCCCAGTACGTCGCGTAGTTGCTCGTCGGGCCGGTCGCTGTAGACGTACGCGCCGGCCCACAGCTCACGCCGCCGCAGCAGCCCTCGGTCCCGGCTGAGCATGACGCGCCGCTCGGCGGCGGAGCGGGCCGCCAGCGCGGGGTCGCCGATGTCCGTGGACTCGTACGCGGAGTCGACCCCGAGCAGCCTCAACCGCCGTGCCAGCGTGCCGAGATGGACGTCGAGCAGGAACCGCAGCGGCGCCCCCTCGACACACTGCGGCCGGACGACGGCCCGGACCTCGACCCGCTCCCCGGCCACGGGAATGTGCCCGACGGCCACCTCGCGCCCGTCCACGACCAGCGCCCCCACCTCCGTGAGCGGCACGCCGAGCGACTCGATCACGTGCCCCAGCGTGGACACGCCGTCGGTGACGAGCGGGACGGCCGCGCCTCCGCGCCGGGCATGCGGAACGAACAGCTCCAGCTCGGGCACGACGCTGACGACGATCTCCGGTCCGTTCATCGGCTCAGGATGCCATGGGCGCCGGGGCCGGGACCTGGGGTTTTCCCTCCCACGTGGCGGGGACGGGCGCGCGCCGAACCTGAGCCGACCGCGTCAGCAGCCGCGCGCCCTCGGCTCGAACTTCACGCGCGCGTGCTCGTCCTTGCCGTGGACCTCGCTGTACGTGGCAGGGCTGACCCGGAACCAGAGGTCGTCCTTCTGGGGCTTCCCGTTGACGTCGTCGAGCCGTACGCACCACCGCTCGGTCCGCACGACGCGGGTGTACGTCTCGCTGCCCTTGCGGACCTTGTGGCACTGGTTGTAGCGCTCGGTGGTGTACCAGGTGCGGGTCCTCTTGCGCTTGCCACTGCCGCTGCGCGAGGTGTGCTTGACCTTCCGGGTGGCCGGATCACACTCCTTGACCATGTGCGCGCGGGTGCCCCGGACGGTCTTACGCGGAAGATGCCGGACGGCGTCGTAGAGACCACGCACCTGATCGGAGTGCGGCTTCGAGTACCCACCGCCCTTGCCACCACCGTGGCCCGACACCTTGTCCGCACCGCCGCCACCACAGGCACCGAGTGCTGCCATCAGCACCACCATGAACCCGGCCAGCGCCGGACGCCGCATCACAGACATGTCCCTCATCACTCACCACGCGCGCGCACGTACCGTGCGCCTTCACGTTATTGGCATGTACCGACTAACCCGCCGGTCAGCGTAACGGATCAGGTCATCGGCACGACCTCCGGCGTGAGCAGCCGGCCCCACGCCGGGCACTGTTGACACCACACTCGCCCGCCGACCAAAGTCGCCCCGGTGGAGATCAACGACCTGACACCGGCCGAGCGACGCGTCTGGGACGCATTTCCCCGGGGCGAAGCCATCGACTTCACCGAGGACCACGGTGAGCTTCCCGAGGACCACGAACGCCCGCTCCCTGAACGGACCTTACGGGCATCCGTTCTACGGCGCCTGCTCCTCCGCGCCGACCGGGCCGAAGGCCACACCGCTCAGGTGTGGGTGGCCGGGGCCCGGATCACCGGACGCCTGTACCTGGGTTACAGCACGATCGACTTTCCGGTACACCTGGGAGCCTGTGCGTTCGACGAGGCTCCCAACTTCTACGGCGCGCAGATCCGCCAGCTCGAACTCCCGCGCTCCACCATGCCCGCCCTCCACGCGGCGACCGCACGAATAGACGGGGTGCTGCGCATCTCCGGCTGCCGCATTCCCGGATCCGTACGGCTGGGCGGGGCACGGATCGCCGGCGCGTTCTTTCTCGACCGCGCGGAGCTCGGACGGACAACGGACCTCGACGAACCCGCCCTCCAGCTGAACCACTCCATGGTGGAAGGCGACGTATTCGGCCCGGACCTCGTCGCCCACGCACAGGTCAGGATGGTGGGCATGACGGTTGCCGGTTCGGTCGACCTCGACGACGCCAGGCTGCACGACGGTGACGGCGATGCCCTGGATGCCGAGAACCTCACGGTCGGTTCCGACCTGCGCGCCATGCGCCTTCAGACGCGCGGCCGCCTCAATCTGCGCGGCGCCCGTATACCCGGCCAGCTCAACCTGGCCCACGCAGACCTGTCCCATCCCGCAGGCATAGCGCTGCGAGCCAGCAACGCCACCATCGGCGAGCTGTGGTTGCGCAGCGCCCAGCCCATCCGGGGAGCGGTCAATTTCCGTGGCGCCAGGCTCGATCTGCTCCATGTCGCCCCGGAGATCCTGCCGGACAAGCTCCGCCTGGACGGGCTGACCTACGCCACGCTCACCCCGCACGAGCCCGCGCCGAAGCGCTTGCCGATGCTGCAACGCGACCAGGACGGCTACGTTCCGTTCGCCTACGAGCAGTTGACCGCCGCCTACCGTCGCATCGGCGACGCGGACGCGGCCCGCACCATCCAGCTCGCCAAGCAGCGCCGCCACCGCGCGACACTGCCCGCCTACGCCCGCCTATGGGGTCACATCCAGGACGTCACCGTCGGCTACGGCTTCCGGCCCATGCGGGCCGCCGGCTGGCTCCTGTCCCTCTTGGCCATCGGCTCCGTCGCCTTCGCCCTGCACCACCCCAGCCCCCTCAAGCCCGACGAATCCCCCGACTTCAACGCCGTCTTCTACGCCCTCGACCTCCTCCTCCCGATCATCGACTTCGGCCAGGAGAGCGCCTTCTCCCCGACGGGCTGGCACCAGGCGCTCTCGTACGTCTTGATCATCACAGGCTGGATCCTCGCCACAACTGTCGCCGCAGGCATCACCCGAACCGTGAGCCGTCAGTAGGGCTCGTCCGGCGGCGCCTGTCAGCCGCCGGCTCCCGGCGGAAAACCGATCGCGATGTACGACCAGCGCGCCGCACCCACCACCAGGAAGCCCAGAGGCGGTGCCAGCCACCAGCGCCCGAGGCTCTGCCGCCACACCGCGAGCAGGGTGACCAAGAGGGTGAGGGCGCCGAGCGCGATCAGCAGGACCGACGCAAACTCGATTCCTGTCAGCGTCTGCTCATCCCAGTCGCCCTGCGGCCGAGTCACCAAGGCTCCGTACGCGACATAGGCGTTGAGCATGTTCGCGAGGACGAGAAGGACTCCCCAGGGCCCTCGCAGCAGGCCGGTCACGCCGGGAGGCCTCCTGGTCAATCGACGTGCTGCCTGAGCAGCCGTGTCGATGCGGACACTGCATGCCCGGTTGATCACGCCGCCGCCCAGATACGCAAAAGACCCCAGATGAACTGGGGTCTCAGCTGGTGTCCGAGGGGGGACTTGAACCCCCACGCCCGATAAAGGGCACTAGCACCTCAAGCTAGCGCGTCTGCCATTCCGCCACCCGGACTAGGTGTCTGTCGCCCGGCCGGGGTGTTCCCCGCGGCGACATGGATAACAATACCAAAGCCTCGGAGTGCCTTTCACCTGCATATCCGTCGCCTCGGCGGCACCTGCGGGGGGTCGGGAGCGGGGCCGCCTACAGTCTCACCATGAGTAGTCAGTCCGTCACCGGGACATCTCCGCGGGTGCGGCGGCCGCGGGCTCTGTCGCCGCTGCGGGAGCACCTTCGGGACACCTTCTGGTTCGCGCCGACCGGAGCCATGGTCGGGATCTTCGTCGTGTGGTTCCTGGCCGATGAGCTGGACACCGCCATCGTCGACACGCTTCGTGATGCCGGCGCGTACGACAGCATCTCCCAGCTCCAGAGCATCGCCGACGACGCGCAGACCGTCGTGAGCACCATCAGCGCCGCGATGATGACCTTCATCGGTGTCGTCTTCAGCATCTCGCTCGTGGCGCTCCAGATGGCGAGCGGGCAGCTCAGCCCCCGGGTGGTGCGGATCTTCATCCGGAGCCGGATCACGAAGGCGACGTTCGCCGTCTTCCTCGCGACGTTCGTGCTGTCGCTGCTCGTGCTGACCTCGTACGACAGCGAGCCCGACCCGAAGCTCGTCAGATCCGTGCCCGTGGTGCAGTCCGTGCTCACCCTCTTCATGGTCGGGCTCAGCCTGCTGCTGTTCGTGATGTACGTGAACTCGACGCTGCGGATGATGCGCGTGAGCTACGTGATCGACCGGGTGACCACGGAGGCTTTCCGGCTCGTGGCCCGGATGCCGGTGGAGGTCAGGGGTGCCGGTGCCGTGGAGGACCTTGGGCCCGAGACCGCGCGCGTCGTTCATCAGGGGCGGGCCGGTGTGATGCGTGACGTCAATATCGCCCGGCTCCTCCGCGCCGTCCGGCACCGGCCCGGCGTCACCCTGCGGCTCCTCCCCCGTACCGGCGACTTCGTGGTGCCCGGCACGCCCGTCCTCGCCGTGCACGGCGGGGCGCCGCCCTCTCTGCGGGCCCTGCGCTACACCGTCCACGTCGGCGTCGAGCGCACCTTCCACCAGGATCTCGGGTTCGGGCTGCGGCAGCTCTCCGACATCGCGCTGCGCGCCCTCTCCCCCGCCGTGAACGATCCGACGACGGCCGTGCAGGCCCTCGACCGCATCGTGCAGTTCCTCGCCGCGGTCGCGAACCGGCCGCTCGACTCGTTGCGGTACACGGACCGGGGCGGCGTGGTGCGGCTTGTGCAGCCGGTTCCGGGGTGGGAGGCGCTCGTCGATCTGGGGTTCACCGAGATCCGGGGGTGTGCGGCCGGCAGTCCCCAGGTGTCGCGGCGCATGCTGGCCGGGCTCGACGATCTGCTGCTGCTCGCGCCCGAGGAGCGGCGCGAGCCCCTGCTGCGGCACCGGGAGCTGCTGACGGTGGCTGTGGAGCGGGCCGTGCCGGAGGCCGCCGACCGCGACTTCGCGCTCCGGCCGGACCGGCAGGGCATCGGGTGAGTGAGCGGCACACCGCCCGCCCTGACGGTGGTGTGCCGCTCGTTGACGCCGTGAGGGTTACGGCATCAGGTGGTAGTCCGGGAAGTTGCCCGGGAGGCGCTCGCCCTCGGGCCCCTCGGTGACCGCCCGCACCAGCAGCTCGCCGCCCACGAACGCGCCGCGCCAGGACGCGCCGAAGCCGCCGAACAGTTCGTCCCTGTCGCCGCGCGAGCGCGGCTTGCCCCGGCCCGTTTTGAAGGCGCGGATCTGGGGGGCGAGGCGGTCGTACGTCGCGTCGTCGTCCGTGGAGAGGGTGGCGACCAGCGCGCCGTTGGAGGCGTTCATCGCGGCGAGCAGCTCCGCCTCGGTGTCGACCAGGACGATCGTGTCGACGGGGCCGAACGGTTCGGCGTGGTGGAGAGGGGAGGAGGGGGGTGGGCTCAGGAGCGTGACCGGGTGGACGTACGCGCTTGTGTCCTGGCCGGGGAGGAAGCGGGCGGGGTCCGGGGCGCCGCGGTGCAGGGGGACGGCGCCTCGGTCGATGGCCTCGGCGACCTGGTCGTTGAGTTCCTTTGCCTTCGCTGCGTTGACCAGCGGGCCGAAGTCCAGCTGGGGGTAGGGGTCTTGGGGGTTCGTCACCGCGAGGGGGTGGCCGACGCGCAGGGTGCGTACAGCCGGCAGATACGCGGCCAGGAAGTCGTCGAACAGGCTGCGCTGGACGACGAAGCGCGGGTACGCGGTGCAGCGCTGCTTGCCGTAGTCGAACAGCTTGGGGATGACCCCCGCGAGCTTGTCCCAGTCGGAGCAGTTCCAGATGCCCCAGGTGTTGAGGCCCTCCTGTTCGAGGATGTGGCGCTTGCCGAGGTCGGCGACGGCCGTGGCGACGGCGGCTCCGGTGTCGCGGCCGCCGACGAACGAGACGCAGCCGATCTCGGGCGCCCGCACCAGCGCTTCGGAGAGTTCGCCTCCGCTGCCGCTGACGAGGGTGACGGGAATGCCCTCGCGGGCGGCGAGTGCGCAGGCCAGGGTGAGGCAGGCGACGCCGCCGTCGGTGGGGGTCTTGGCGATGACCGCGTTGCCGGCGAGTGCCTGGATCAGGACCGCGTGCACGAGGACGCTCATCGGGTAGTTCCAGCTGGCGATGTTCGAGACGGGGCCGTCGAGCGGGGCGCGGCCCTGGACCATCGGCTCGATGCCGTCGACGTACCAGCGCACCCCGTCGATGGCGCGGTCGACATCGGCCTGGGCGAGGCGCCAGGGCTTGCCGATCTCCCAGACGAGGAGGAGTGCGAGGAGTTCGCGGTGCTGGGTGAGGGCGTCGAGGGTGGCGCCGACGCGGGCGCGGCGCTCGTCGAGCGGGATGTGCCGCCAGGCGCGGTGCTGGTCCAGGGAGGCGCGCACCGCCCGGTGGGCGGTGGCGGCGTCGAGGCGGGGCGGCCCGGCGATGGGACTGCCGTCGACGGGCGTACTGGCGGGCAGCGCGCGGCCGTCGGCCTGCCAGGTGCCGTTCCACAGGTTGAGTACACGGTCGTCGCGGAACGCCTCGGGGGCGACGGCGAGGCAGCGCTGCCAGGCGTCGTGCCAGGAGGTGCCGGCCTTGAGGGTGGTCGCCGCCGGGGCCTCGGGGTCGGGGGCGTCGGGGCCAGGGGTGCGGGACTTGGGGTTGCTTGCCATCTCGGGTTCTCCGCTCACGGTGCACAGTCGGGGCGGGGGTGCATGGCTGGTGCGGGGGGGGGATGGAGTGGGGGATGGAGTGGGGGATGGAGTGGGGGATGGAGTGGGGGATGGAGTGGGGGATGGAGTGGGGGATGGAGTGGGGGATGGAGTGGGGAGGTTGCCCGGTGGGCTCGCTCCCCACTCGCGCTGTACGCGTCAGTCCGCCAAGCGGTCGAGTACCAGGCGGGCCGTCTCCGTCGGGGTGGAGCCGACGCGGACCCCGGCCGCTTCCAGGGCCTCCTTCTTTGCCTGCGCCGTTCCGGAGGAGCCGGAGACGATCGCGCCCGCGTGCCCCATGGTCTTGCCCTCGGGGGCGGTGAACCCGGCGATGTAGGCGACGACGGGCTTGGTGACGTGGTCGCGGACATAGGCCGCGGCGCGCTCCTCCGCGTCGCCGCCGATCTCCCCGATGAGGACGATCAGGTCGGTGTCGGGGTCGTCCTGGAACGCGGCGAGGCAGTCGATGTGCGTCGTGCCGATGACGGGGTCGCCACCGATGCCGACGCAGGTGGAGAAGCCGATGTCGCGCAGTTCGTACATGAGCTGGTAGGTGAGGGTGCCCGACTTGGAGACGAGGCCGATGCGGCCCGCCTTGGTGATGTCGGCGGGGATGATGCCGGCGTTGGACTGGCCGGGCGTGATCAGGCCGGGGCAGTTGGGACCGATGATGCGGGTGCCCTTCGCGGCGGCGTACGCGTGGAAGGTCACCGCGTCGTGGACGGGGATGCCCTCCGTGATGACGACGGCCAGCGGAATGCCCGCGTCGGCGGCCTCCGTGACGGCGGCCTTGGCGAAGACGGGCGGTACGAAGACGACGGTGACGTCGGCGCCGGTGGCCGCGATGCCCTCGGCGACGGAGCCGAATACCGGTACGGCGCGGTCGT
The DNA window shown above is from Streptomyces sp. NBC_01445 and carries:
- a CDS encoding TetR/AcrR family transcriptional regulator, whose amino-acid sequence is MGEKESGGDAGEVQRERILRSAALVMAERGFDAARMRDVARGAGVSIGLLQHYFDTRDLLFREAFEWSIGELIARWRKGASAEPDPWRRFELLVRELADDPDLQRRCATWTEFCASAARRPELRDGVRRAHEDWRELVLGIAESGVAAGKFVPAVSIDVAVRSVLAAVDGCDMAVASGSGMGAEGYAAVILATARSVLGVRD
- a CDS encoding APC family permease: MSQQLHKSLTWRDGLAIAMVIPNGLLLTVGYTVGAIGGWTAITIWCVGALVAFAQNMLFAETAAMFPGMSGGISRYATEGWKRYFAPLGAVASYGYWIGWSFSIAVNGAAIGHLITAQWFPHAPSIPFPGHRIGLPEALAVLAIAGGWACNYFGARLAASVSKAVAALVMCGLAVVVIAPFLRPGSWDASRLTWYHGGSWMTLIVWFYVTAWTTYGTEICASFAPEYRDTARDTAKALRLTSLISLGVFFVVPLATVGSVGEETLRSDPVGAFATAFTQALGGFSDVGVLILIVSMFFGMVSCTADGGRALYGLAREGMTVRQLDKVNRWGVPGRALTLDALVNAAIVVLLGEPLSILIASNFGYLVAMTLAVAGFLLLRKDRPDWPRPIRRARAWIPVAWAILAFNIVIVSVGVTHPSLAGYGGATESFLAVGILLISVVLYAYRRVVQDGERIAWRIEPPQMPEDEAAPQPPNSATARPTIRSSRS
- a CDS encoding Mut7-C RNAse domain-containing protein, translating into MNGPEIVVSVVPELELFVPHARRGGAAVPLVTDGVSTLGHVIESLGVPLTEVGALVVDGREVAVGHIPVAGERVEVRAVVRPQCVEGAPLRFLLDVHLGTLARRLRLLGVDSAYESTDIGDPALAARSAAERRVMLSRDRGLLRRRELWAGAYVYSDRPDEQLRDVLGRFTPELRPWTRCTACNGLLKEARKEDVADLLEGGTRGTYDVFAQCRACGRVYWRGAHHDRLERIVGRAVAEFGG
- a CDS encoding membrane-associated oxidoreductase, producing MEINDLTPAERRVWDAFPRGEAIDFTEDHGELPEDHERPLPERTLRASVLRRLLLRADRAEGHTAQVWVAGARITGRLYLGYSTIDFPVHLGACAFDEAPNFYGAQIRQLELPRSTMPALHAATARIDGVLRISGCRIPGSVRLGGARIAGAFFLDRAELGRTTDLDEPALQLNHSMVEGDVFGPDLVAHAQVRMVGMTVAGSVDLDDARLHDGDGDALDAENLTVGSDLRAMRLQTRGRLNLRGARIPGQLNLAHADLSHPAGIALRASNATIGELWLRSAQPIRGAVNFRGARLDLLHVAPEILPDKLRLDGLTYATLTPHEPAPKRLPMLQRDQDGYVPFAYEQLTAAYRRIGDADAARTIQLAKQRRHRATLPAYARLWGHIQDVTVGYGFRPMRAAGWLLSLLAIGSVAFALHHPSPLKPDESPDFNAVFYALDLLLPIIDFGQESAFSPTGWHQALSYVLIITGWILATTVAAGITRTVSRQ
- a CDS encoding DUF2254 domain-containing protein, encoding MSSQSVTGTSPRVRRPRALSPLREHLRDTFWFAPTGAMVGIFVVWFLADELDTAIVDTLRDAGAYDSISQLQSIADDAQTVVSTISAAMMTFIGVVFSISLVALQMASGQLSPRVVRIFIRSRITKATFAVFLATFVLSLLVLTSYDSEPDPKLVRSVPVVQSVLTLFMVGLSLLLFVMYVNSTLRMMRVSYVIDRVTTEAFRLVARMPVEVRGAGAVEDLGPETARVVHQGRAGVMRDVNIARLLRAVRHRPGVTLRLLPRTGDFVVPGTPVLAVHGGAPPSLRALRYTVHVGVERTFHQDLGFGLRQLSDIALRALSPAVNDPTTAVQALDRIVQFLAAVANRPLDSLRYTDRGGVVRLVQPVPGWEALVDLGFTEIRGCAAGSPQVSRRMLAGLDDLLLLAPEERREPLLRHRELLTVAVERAVPEAADRDFALRPDRQGIG
- a CDS encoding aldehyde dehydrogenase family protein, with the translated sequence MASNPKSRTPGPDAPDPEAPAATTLKAGTSWHDAWQRCLAVAPEAFRDDRVLNLWNGTWQADGRALPASTPVDGSPIAGPPRLDAATAHRAVRASLDQHRAWRHIPLDERRARVGATLDALTQHRELLALLLVWEIGKPWRLAQADVDRAIDGVRWYVDGIEPMVQGRAPLDGPVSNIASWNYPMSVLVHAVLIQALAGNAVIAKTPTDGGVACLTLACALAAREGIPVTLVSGSGGELSEALVRAPEIGCVSFVGGRDTGAAVATAVADLGKRHILEQEGLNTWGIWNCSDWDKLAGVIPKLFDYGKQRCTAYPRFVVQRSLFDDFLAAYLPAVRTLRVGHPLAVTNPQDPYPQLDFGPLVNAAKAKELNDQVAEAIDRGAVPLHRGAPDPARFLPGQDTSAYVHPVTLLSPPPSSPLHHAEPFGPVDTIVLVDTEAELLAAMNASNGALVATLSTDDDATYDRLAPQIRAFKTGRGKPRSRGDRDELFGGFGASWRGAFVGGELLVRAVTEGPEGERLPGNFPDYHLMP
- the sucD gene encoding succinate--CoA ligase subunit alpha, whose protein sequence is MAIYLTKESKVLVQGMTGAEGMKHTRRMLAAGTNVVGGVNPRKAGRSVDFDDRAVPVFGSVAEGIAATGADVTVVFVPPVFAKAAVTEAADAGIPLAVVITEGIPVHDAVTFHAYAAAKGTRIIGPNCPGLITPGQSNAGIIPADITKAGRIGLVSKSGTLTYQLMYELRDIGFSTCVGIGGDPVIGTTHIDCLAAFQDDPDTDLIVLIGEIGGDAEERAAAYVRDHVTKPVVAYIAGFTAPEGKTMGHAGAIVSGSSGTAQAKKEALEAAGVRVGSTPTETARLVLDRLAD